Proteins from a genomic interval of Streptomyces fodineus:
- a CDS encoding HAD-IIB family hydrolase produces the protein MGDTSGLARVLVTDLDGTLLEGDASDRRRLRDVLKQDPDITLVFATGRGLASVQQLLRDDPLVPPARWIIADVGASVIDAVRTVHLEALEARLRAGWPGAHRVRAALKRFPQLVYQEDVSQESRCSFYLDPEGLSDDLTAAVKELGCAWSYASGRYFDVLPAGASKGRALHLLGHRLGWDRQAMLVAGDSLNDLSLFCLGTHAVVVANAEPALAARAPASARIHLSGFDGAAAVLEGMQRLGWLPRWSVVIGYHRPPVRWLDGAWQTPSSPNGILPTLRSALTDKRMDAVWAAAHTGEAAPPAILETVTDGLPLSLLPLRPEQWQGYFHRVCKETLWPALMSQPHLIQDRSAHWADYEQVNAEFARHISSLAAQNGTVWLHDYNLWLVPAALRAQRPDLTLGLFHHTPFPRPEVFRRIPAAAQLLDSLRHLHWAGFHTSDCADNFRRLLADTRGPVPRTGVHPLGIDRTAVADLARERAQPHPRHDRGQLVLSVERLDYAKAPVHKIRALDDLLSQTPRLRGQVRFRLVCPPPEDGIHAYDSTRRELETAIARINSQWASRQWQPVDYIPHNLNFPEVVDHYLAADVFWVTSLADGMNLTAQEYITTHHATNRPGVLILSRHTGIAQHLGTAALLTDPLHPHDLVDTLRTALNMSTAERLAHITHLAGLLDTPPPAEWAHTIITAIRSANSPHTP, from the coding sequence GTGGGGGACACATCCGGCTTGGCCAGGGTCCTCGTGACCGACTTGGACGGCACGCTGTTGGAAGGCGACGCAAGCGATCGGCGGCGCCTGCGCGACGTGCTGAAGCAGGACCCGGACATCACGCTGGTCTTCGCGACGGGACGTGGCCTGGCCTCCGTACAGCAGCTGCTGCGGGACGACCCTCTGGTGCCGCCTGCGCGCTGGATCATCGCCGATGTGGGAGCGAGCGTCATCGACGCCGTCCGCACCGTCCATCTCGAAGCCCTCGAAGCGCGGCTGCGCGCCGGGTGGCCGGGCGCCCACCGCGTCCGGGCGGCGCTGAAGCGTTTCCCGCAGCTGGTGTACCAGGAAGACGTTTCCCAGGAGAGCCGCTGTTCCTTCTATCTGGACCCCGAAGGCCTCTCGGACGACCTCACGGCCGCGGTGAAGGAGCTGGGATGCGCCTGGTCATACGCCTCGGGGCGCTACTTCGACGTCCTGCCGGCCGGTGCGAGCAAAGGACGTGCCCTGCACCTGCTCGGACACAGGCTGGGATGGGACCGCCAGGCCATGCTCGTGGCCGGGGACTCCCTTAACGACCTCTCCCTGTTCTGCCTGGGAACGCACGCGGTCGTGGTGGCCAACGCGGAGCCCGCGCTGGCCGCCCGTGCTCCCGCGAGCGCGCGGATCCACCTCAGCGGCTTCGACGGAGCCGCCGCCGTCCTCGAAGGGATGCAACGCCTCGGCTGGCTGCCGCGCTGGTCAGTGGTCATCGGCTATCACCGCCCGCCCGTGCGCTGGCTGGACGGTGCCTGGCAGACACCGTCCAGCCCGAACGGGATCCTGCCGACCCTGCGGTCCGCCCTCACCGACAAGCGAATGGACGCGGTGTGGGCAGCCGCCCACACCGGAGAAGCAGCGCCGCCCGCCATCCTCGAGACCGTCACCGACGGCCTGCCTCTGTCCCTGCTGCCGCTGCGCCCCGAACAGTGGCAGGGCTACTTCCACCGTGTCTGCAAGGAAACGCTCTGGCCGGCCTTGATGTCCCAGCCTCACCTCATCCAGGACCGGTCCGCCCACTGGGCCGACTACGAACAGGTCAACGCCGAGTTCGCCCGTCACATCAGCTCCCTCGCCGCCCAGAACGGCACTGTCTGGCTGCACGACTACAACCTGTGGCTCGTACCGGCCGCCCTCAGGGCCCAGCGGCCCGACCTGACCCTCGGGCTCTTCCACCACACGCCGTTCCCTCGCCCGGAAGTCTTCCGCCGCATCCCGGCCGCCGCACAGCTCCTCGACTCGCTCAGACACCTGCACTGGGCTGGATTCCACACCTCCGACTGCGCCGACAACTTCCGGCGCCTTCTGGCCGACACCCGAGGACCCGTGCCGCGCACTGGTGTCCACCCCCTCGGCATCGACCGCACAGCCGTCGCGGACCTCGCCAGGGAACGGGCCCAGCCCCACCCCCGACACGACCGCGGCCAACTGGTGCTGTCCGTGGAACGACTCGACTACGCCAAGGCACCCGTTCACAAGATCCGCGCGCTGGACGACCTCCTGAGCCAGACCCCCCGGCTACGGGGACAGGTTCGCTTCCGCCTGGTCTGTCCACCACCGGAAGACGGCATCCACGCCTACGACTCCACCCGCCGTGAACTCGAGACCGCGATCGCCCGCATCAACAGCCAGTGGGCCAGCCGGCAATGGCAGCCCGTCGACTACATCCCCCACAACCTGAACTTCCCCGAGGTCGTCGACCACTACCTGGCAGCCGATGTGTTCTGGGTGACCTCACTCGCCGACGGAATGAACCTCACGGCCCAGGAGTACATCACCACGCACCACGCCACCAACCGCCCCGGCGTTCTCATCCTGTCCCGTCACACAGGTATCGCACAGCACCTGGGAACCGCCGCGCTGCTCACCGACCCACTGCACCCCCACGACCTGGTCGACACCCTGCGCACCGCACTGAACATGAGCACAGCCGAACGCCTCGCACACATAACGCACCTGGCAGGCCTGCTCGACACCCCGCCCCCAGCAGAATGGGCCCACACCATCATCACCGCCATCCGCAGCGCCAACTCCCCGCACACCCCCTGA
- a CDS encoding transposase, translated as MMGRGGLSGGQWARLEPLLPVSNNRCGRWWGHRQVVNGILHRVRTGVPWRDLPERFGPWKTV; from the coding sequence ATGATGGGGCGGGGAGGTCTTTCGGGCGGGCAGTGGGCGCGGCTGGAGCCGCTGCTGCCGGTGAGCAACAACCGGTGCGGGCGGTGGTGGGGCCACCGACAGGTGGTCAACGGGATACTGCACCGGGTGCGGACCGGCGTGCCGTGGCGGGACCTGCCGGAACGGTTCGGCCCGTGGAAGACCGTGTAG
- a CDS encoding CGNR zinc finger domain-containing protein has protein sequence MSAAFPDFRLGKVLATSFTGTLSERHGNAVERIPTPHRLVDWLAVNGLPVDSCTTAQLDLARELRESIHAAATAAALQGALPASAVQVINDCSAQGRAAAILTPEGQRQWRLSSASCVEDALSVIAADAISIIAGERDGKLALCASPTCQAAFFDTSQSRTRKWCDMNTCGNRQKKARFNAHQRKNPRSAE, from the coding sequence ATGTCTGCTGCGTTCCCCGACTTCCGCCTCGGTAAGGTGCTGGCGACCAGCTTCACGGGCACTCTGTCGGAGCGTCACGGCAACGCCGTGGAGCGCATTCCCACGCCGCACCGACTCGTCGACTGGCTGGCAGTCAACGGCCTCCCCGTGGACTCCTGCACCACTGCCCAACTCGACCTCGCTCGGGAACTGAGGGAGTCGATTCACGCCGCCGCGACAGCGGCCGCGCTCCAGGGCGCTCTTCCGGCATCTGCTGTCCAAGTCATCAATGACTGCAGCGCTCAGGGTCGGGCCGCAGCGATCCTGACGCCCGAGGGCCAGCGGCAATGGCGGCTCAGCTCGGCTTCCTGCGTGGAAGACGCCCTCAGCGTGATCGCCGCCGACGCGATCAGCATCATCGCAGGCGAACGGGACGGAAAATTGGCCTTGTGTGCCTCACCAACCTGCCAAGCCGCCTTCTTCGACACGAGCCAAAGCCGCACCCGCAAATGGTGCGACATGAACACGTGCGGGAATCGTCAGAAGAAAGCGCGCTTCAATGCCCACCAGCGCAAAAACCCCAGATCAGCAGAGTGA
- a CDS encoding epoxide hydrolase family protein has protein sequence MPRPTSDVHAFEAHATDADLDDLRARLAAARLPEAETVYRAAPDPRRWEQGVPLADLVDVVNYWRTGYNWRSFEERLNRIGQFRTTIDDLGIHFLHRRSARADATPLILTHGWPDSIARFIDVVDELADPKDADAPAFHVVVPSLPGFGYSDKPATTGWGTEKIAAAWVELMGRLGYSKFAAHGGDWGGNITTVLGGRFPAHVLGIHTTFAEGPPGLTTDGLTAVERKWTEETRDFWRHRAAYAKQQATRPQTIGYSLVDSPVGLLAWILDKFAEWSDTEDSPFETISRDRVLDNVTLYWLTRTGASSARIYYESHNSLDPELRVDVPSAISMYPRDVEKCPRAWAQERYRQIVRWRSPETGGHFPSLEVPEYFVKDLQEGLAAALAANR, from the coding sequence ATGCCCCGTCCAACCAGCGACGTGCATGCATTTGAAGCCCACGCAACTGACGCTGACCTCGACGATCTGCGCGCGCGACTGGCCGCGGCGCGGCTACCGGAGGCCGAGACGGTCTATCGCGCCGCGCCCGACCCTCGCCGATGGGAACAGGGCGTTCCTCTCGCCGACCTCGTCGATGTCGTGAACTACTGGCGCACCGGGTACAACTGGCGGTCGTTCGAAGAGCGCCTCAACCGGATCGGCCAGTTCCGCACGACCATTGACGATCTGGGAATCCATTTCCTGCACCGCCGATCCGCGCGCGCAGATGCCACTCCTCTGATCTTGACGCACGGCTGGCCAGACAGCATTGCTCGGTTCATCGACGTAGTAGACGAGCTGGCAGATCCGAAAGATGCAGACGCACCGGCGTTCCACGTCGTGGTCCCGTCGCTACCGGGCTTTGGCTACAGCGACAAGCCGGCCACCACCGGGTGGGGAACCGAAAAGATCGCAGCCGCATGGGTGGAACTGATGGGAAGGCTCGGCTACAGCAAGTTCGCAGCCCACGGCGGCGACTGGGGAGGCAATATCACCACTGTTCTCGGCGGCAGGTTCCCGGCGCACGTTCTCGGCATCCACACAACGTTCGCGGAGGGGCCGCCCGGGTTGACAACGGACGGGCTGACGGCGGTCGAGCGCAAGTGGACCGAGGAGACCCGCGATTTCTGGCGCCACCGCGCGGCATACGCGAAGCAGCAGGCGACCCGACCGCAGACCATCGGCTACTCGCTCGTCGACTCACCGGTCGGGCTTCTTGCCTGGATCCTTGACAAGTTCGCCGAGTGGTCAGACACCGAAGACAGCCCGTTCGAGACGATTTCCAGAGACAGGGTTCTCGACAACGTCACCCTGTATTGGCTGACGCGGACCGGCGCATCGTCGGCCCGCATTTACTACGAAAGCCACAATTCGCTAGACCCCGAACTTCGGGTCGATGTCCCGTCAGCGATCAGTATGTATCCCCGCGACGTCGAGAAGTGTCCGCGCGCCTGGGCGCAGGAGCGGTACCGGCAGATCGTCCGCTGGAGGTCGCCCGAAACCGGGGGACATTTCCCGTCGCTGGAGGTTCCCGAGTATTTCGTCAAGGACCTGCAAGAGGGCCTCGCGGCAGCGCTGGCCGCTAATCGGTGA